One window of Athalia rosae chromosome 4, iyAthRosa1.1, whole genome shotgun sequence genomic DNA carries:
- the LOC105688343 gene encoding multifunctional methyltransferase subunit TRM112-like protein — MKLLTHNMLTSKCLKGVTVGYPLAIVAKDIKVSEVDFNSEFIARIIPKLDWATLWKAAESIGHVGELPQNLVEDFEANEDFLKKVHHVLLEVEVINGDLLCPESGRKFPINDGIPNMLLNEDEV, encoded by the exons ATGAAGCTTTTAACGCATAATATGTTGACTTCGAAATGTCTGAAAGGCGTTACTGTAGGATACCCTCTAGCAATAGTG gcCAAGGATATCAAGGTCTCCGAAGTTGATTTTAATTCAGAATTTATTGCCAGGATTATTCCTAAACTAGATTGGGCAACTCTATGGAAGGCTGCTGAAAGT ATTGGTCATGTTGGCGAGTTACCCCAGAACTTGGTTGAGGACTTTGAAGCAAACGAGGACTTTCTAAAAAAAGTTCATCATGTCCTTCTAGAAGTTGAGGTCATTAATGGAGATTTACTATGTCCAGAGTCAGGTAGGAAGTTTCCAATAAATGATGGGATCCCAAATATGTTACTCAATGAAGATGAAGTTTAA
- the LOC105688445 gene encoding HIG1 domain family member 1A, mitochondrial-like gives MADQKVEIYDETAGEKLSRKMRESPFVVAGVVGLMAACGHGAYKYKHRGAMSTSVYLMQLRVTAQGILIGCITVGMAWSMFNQLLKHKKPEQ, from the exons ATGGCTGACCAAAAGGTTGAAATATATGATGAAACAGCGGGAGAAAAGTTATccagaaaaatgagagaatctCCGTTTGTGGTTGCtg GTGTAGTTGGGCTGATGGCTGCTTGCGGACATGGAGCTTACAAATACAAACACAGAGGTGCAATGTCAACCTCAGTTTACCTTATGCAACTCCGAGTGACAGCGCAAGGAATCCTCATTGGATGTATTACTGTTGGAATGGCATGGTCGATGTTCAACCAATTACTCAAACATAAAAAACCtgaacaataa
- the LOC105688341 gene encoding uncharacterized protein LOC105688341 isoform X2 translates to MREDGNGTKCQMSKHANMAEQNDRSQLPPGWECRYDVRSGRPYYINHFNKSTSWEDPRVRYWQYAQYTQAQNSVAPSPATSTTIPESIPMQEFKTPLSSRSVSAMTNRLGDITIGSPTPVRNTETSLIQNVDTEVQVAKINAMFPTVSDTHIRLLLKKYHNRAAVVVSALQVEKHPLCAPGPCTPLAVHAPQSIPRWRLPAHAIHAALTLSPPRGVRQPPHSPKMKLRYLKNVFPKADETILLDILEQSDNNVQKASEKLIELGYEKRNPTGPSQSLLKQKSAEQRRIEQPTPTPPPRMRSIEEKNKMKGRLMEKYKSVPDKVIMLAMDSVDYDEERAMHILDIMVAEEATQTPRTSSGHSNRSDEQKGRPPVTEAIKLTASPVKKVKDTDVEKIKRPKNKNDVPKISRGTSTTEDKEYKSPYLTRPTGPNADLPKGANNEFLLPDYAPWTGPDATILTPEKRSVAVGPNRSLVTGSCIKGLGPNPDLRKGPMRGLAQGSIYSQRDVTNSESRGK, encoded by the exons ATGAGGGAAGATGGAAATGGGACGAAATGTCAAATGTCAAAACACGCCAACATGGCGGAACAGAATGACAGAAGTCAGCTACCACCGGGCTGGGAATGCAGATACGACGTTCGTAGTGGTCGACC ATATTACATAAACCATTTCAACAAGTCGACGTCATGGGAGGATCCACGAGTACGATATTGGCAATATGCTCAGTACACGCAGGCACAAAACTCTGTCGCACCCAGCCCAGCTACTTCTACCACCATACCTGAATCTATCCCAATGCAG GAATTCAAAACTCCTCTCTCCTCACGATCAGTCAGTGCTATGACGAACAGACTTGGCGACATCACAATTGGTTCACCAACCCCTGTAAGGAATACAGAAACCAGTTTGATACAGAACGTGGACACAGAAGTTCAAGTGGCAAAGATCAACGCCATGTTCCCTACAGTTTCAGATACTCACATTCGTCTGTTATTAAAAAA GTACCATAACAGAGCAGCAGTAGTAGTGAGTGCACTCCAGGTTGAAAAGCATCCTCTATGCGCCCCAGGACCCTGCACACCTTTGGCGGTGCATGCGCCTCAATCTATACCGAGATGGCGTCTTCCAGCGCACGCTATACATGCTGCGCTGACTTTAAGTCCACCTCGAGGGGTCAGGCAACCCCCTCACTCCCCAAAAATGAAACTTAG GTACCTGAAAAATGTGTTTCCAAAAGCGGATGAAACGATTCTGCTTGACATTTTGGAGCAAAGTGATAACAACGTGCAAAAGGCATCAGAGAAATTAATCGAGCTCGGATACGAAAAACGGAACCCAACAGGGCCCTCACAATCATTGTTAAAGCAGAAATCTGCTGAACag AGGCGCATAGAACAACCAACCCCAACTCCGCCACCACGAATGAGAAgtattgaggaaaaaaataaaa TGAAGGGCCGGTTGATGGAAAAGTACAAGTCAGTACCAGACAAAGTAATAATGCTAGCAATGGACAGTGTTGATTATGATGAAGAAAGAGCGATGCATATCTTGGATATTATGGTTGCTGAGGAAGCGACCCAAACGCCACGCACATCCAGCGGTCACAg cAACAGAAGTGACGAACAAAAGGGCAGACCTCCAGTTACAGAAGCGATAAAATTAACAGCCTCGCCTGTTAAGAAAGTCAAGGATACTGACGTTGAGAAAATCAAACGTCCAAAGAACAAGAATGACGTACCAAA GATATCACGGGGAACCAGTACTACAGAAGACAAGGAATACAAGTCTCCGTACTTGACTAGACCTACCGGGCCCAATGCAGACTTACCGAAGGGGgcaaataatgaatttttatt GCCTGACTATGCTCCATGGACTGGCCCAGATGCAACAATATTAACACCTGAAAAAAGGTCAGTGGCAGTTGGACCAAACAGATCATTGGTAACTGGAAGCTGCATAAAGGGACTTGGGCCAAATCCTGATCTTAGAAAGGGTCCCATGAGGGGCCTAGCGCAAGGTTCTATTTATTCTCAACGAGATGTCACCAATTCCGAGAGCCGGGGAAAATGA
- the LOC105688344 gene encoding integrin beta-PS, with the protein MFGSLEWVSTLLLLTVVVAVRADYPPPERLTGMNPCISKQTCHECIQTPHCAWCAAPNFRELRCFLPNINTKIFATCPEQYTWNPDNVYSMLRYAELTKGGYSTSGGGYEYNSSSSSSSSSSSSSSSSSSSSSSSGSASGSRRQEAIQIWPQEVNLTLRINEAYRMSFVYSQAEDYPVDLYYLMDLSKSMEDDKKKLSDLGQLLVESMSRITSNFRLGFGSFVDKVVMPYVSVVPKALEEPCTGCVKPYGYKNIMELSQNTSVFADLVRQASVSGNLDAPEGGFDAIMQAIVCRNEIGWRSKARRLLVFSTDAGFHYAGDGKLGGIVKPNDGKCHLDTTGLYTQSSSQDYPSISQINLKVKENAINIIWAVTETQINIYKRLTKHIEGSFAGTLKDDSSNVVQLIREQYDAISSSVEMKDTASSSIKVRYYSSCLGEGDPIETSKCDNLKVGTKVEFFAEIEVTSCPKNRSEWHQSFEIYPVGINETLTVNLHMLCDCDCEQPSHPMYEERSPQCNSMGTLKCGVCDCLDKHFGKKCECTPLGTTGTFSTGFDKYYQACRPDNTSLVDCSGRGSCTCGQCECDERENKEEIISGPFCECDNFSCDRYQGALCSNHGTCHCGQCVCDKEWTGPSCRCPSSNQTCIAPGTTNGLPCSGRGKCECGECICDEEVNSRYTGKFCDKCPTCPDRCEELRACVQCQVYGTGNYTKTDCQEKCVEFKTETVKTISGEVADEETFCPFTDEDDCLNKFIYYYNDTNTLVVKAQSQRECPTQVYMLGIVLGVIAAIVLIGLAFLLLWKLLTTIHDRREFARFEKERMMAKWDTGENPIYKQATSTFKNPTYVGK; encoded by the exons ATGTTTGGCAGCTTAGAATGGGTTTCAACGCTCCTCCTATTGACAGTTGTAGTTGCTGTCAGGGCAGACTACCCACCACCAGAAAGATTGACAGGGATGAATCCTTGTATCAGCAAGCAGACTTGCCATGAATGCATACAAACTCCGCACTGTGCGTGGTGCGCTGCTCCT AATTTCCGTGAGCTGAGATGCTTTCTGCCAAATAtaaatacgaaaatatttGCTACCTGCCCAGAACAATACACCTGGAATCCAGATAATGTGTATAGTATGCTACGGTATGCTGAACTAACAAAAGGTGGTTATTCTACTTCGGGGGGTGGCTATGAGTACaactcctcttcttcctcttcctcatcatcatcctcttcttcttcgtcttcgtcttcatcatcctcctcctccggcAGTGCTAGCGGCAGTCGGCGCCAGGAGGCTATTCAAATCTGGCCCCAAGAAGTAAATCTGACACTAAGGATAA ATGAAGCATACCGGATGTCGTTCGTTTACTCCCAAGCTGAGGATTACCCAGTTGACTTGTACTATCTTATGGACTTGAGCAAATCCATGgaggatgataaaaaaaaattgtcagattTGGGGCAATTGCTGGTAGAGAGTATGAGCAGAATAACCAGCAATTTTCGATTGGGATTTGGAAGCTTTGTAGATAAAGTGGTTATGCCCTATGTCAGTGTTGTACCTAAGGC TCTTGAAGAACCATGCACAGGATGCGTGAAACCATATGGCTACAAAAACATCATGGAATTGTCGCAGAATACTAGCGTTTTTGCT GATTTGGTTCGTCAGGCTTCCGTGTCTGGAAATCTAGATGCTCCCGAAGGAGGATTTGATGCAATAATGCAGGCTATTGTGTGTCGAAACGAGATAGGTTGGCGTTCCAAGGCTCGTAGGCTCTTAGTATTTTCAACAGACGCTGGCTTCCATTATGCTGGAGATGGTAAACTTGGAGGTATTGTGAAACCAAATGATGGAAAGTGCCACCTCGATACTACTGGGCTTTACACCCAGTCATCCTCCCAAGATTATCCCAGTATATCTCAGATCAACCTCAAGGTCAAGGAAAATGCTATCAACATTATTTGGGCTGTAACAGAGActcaaataaatatttacaaacGGCTTACAAAACACATCGAAGGCTCTTTTGCTGGAACACTGAAAGATGATTCTAGTAACGTTGTTCAGTTGATTCGGGAACAATACGATGCTATTTCAAGTTCAGTTGAAATGAAGGATACAGCCAGTAGCAGTATAAAAGTAAGATACTATTCAAGCTGCTTAGGAGAGGGGGATCCAATCGAAACGTCGAAATGCGATAATCTTAAAGTTGGGACCAAGGTTGAGTTCTTTGCTGAAATAGAGGTTACCAGTTGTCCTAAAAATAGATCTGAATGGCACcaaagttttgaaatttatccA GTCGGAATCAACGAAACTCTGACCGTTAATCTTCATATGTTGTGTGATTGTGATTGTGAACAACCTTCACACCCTATGTATGAGGAAAGATCTCCTCAATGTAATTCAATGGGAACCCTAAAGTGTGGTGTTTGCGACTGTCTTGACAAACACTTTGGAAAGAAATGCGAATGCACGCCGCTTGGAACGACCGGTACTTTCAGTACAGGATTTGATAAATACTATCAGGCTTGCAGACCAGATAACACTTCTCTAGTCGATTGCTCTGGAAGAGGTTCTTGTACCTGTGGACAATGTGAATGcgacgagagagaaaacaagGAGGAG ATAATTTCAGGACCATTCTGTGAATGTGATAACTTCTCCTGCGATCGATATCAGGGAGCTCTCTGCTCCAATCATGGAACCTGTCACTGTGGTCAATGTGTATGTGACAAAGAGTGGACTGGTCCATCCTGCCGTTGCCCATCGTCGAACCAGACCTGTATTGCGCCAGGAACCACTAATGGGCTTCCCTGCTCAGGCCGG GGTAAATGTGAATGCGGAGAATGTATTTGTGACGAAGAGGTTAATTCTCGTTACACCGGGAAATTCTGTGACAAATGTCCCACCTGTCCCGACCGTTGTGAGGAGTTAAGAGCTTGCGTACAATGCCAAGTTTACGGTACTGGTAATTATACAAAAACAGACTGTCAGGAAAAGTGCGTCGAATTCAAAACCGAAACAGTTAAAACGATTAGTGGGGAGGTCGCAGATGAGGAAACGTTCTGTCCATTCACTGACGAGGATGattgtttgaataaatttatttactaCTACAACGACACAAACACCTTAGTCGTAAAAGCACAGAGCCAAAGAGAATGCCCAACACAAGTTTATATGCTGGGAATAGTACTGGGCGTTATAGCCGCTATCGTGCTCATTGGCTTAGCATTCTTGCTTCTCTGGAAATTATTGACAACTATTCATGATCGCAGGGAATTTGcgcgatttgaaaaagagaggaTGATGGCAAAATGGGACACT GGCGAAAATCCTATTTATAAGCAAGCAACATCGACTTTCAAGAACCCTACTTatgttggaaaataa
- the LOC105688444 gene encoding ubiquitin carboxyl-terminal hydrolase isozyme L5: MADSAGNWCLIESDPGVFTELIKEFGVKGAQVEELWSLDDEQFENLKPIHGLIFLFKWVQDDEPSGNIVQDNRLEKIFFAKQVINNACATQAILSVLLNCKHADVSLGTTLEDFKNFCQSFDANMRGLALSNCDVIREVHNSFSRQTLFEYDSRHASKDEDVFHFVSYLPIEGRLYELDGLKDGPVDLGLCPAGDQWVQAAKPIIQKRINKYNEGEIHFNLMALVSDRRLLYERQKAAVGSSNPAEIARLQSLIEEELSKSKRYQIENIRRKHNYLPLIMELLKLLAKEGKLVPLYQKAKERAIEKETKRNLALDTPKRL; this comes from the exons ATGGCGGACTCTGCTGGCAATTGGTGCCTCATCGAAAGTGATCCTGGAGTTTTCACGGAATTAATCAAAGAATTTG GTGTAAAAGGGGCGCAAGTTGAAGAACTTTGGAGTTTGGATGATGAGCAATTCGAAAACTTGAA ACCCATTCATGGACTCATTTTCTTATTCAAGTGGGTTCAAGACGATGAACCCTCAGGCAATATTGTGCAGGATAAtagattggaaaaaatattttttgcaaaacAG GTAATAAACAATGCCTGCGCAACACAAGCGATTCTAAGTGTTCTATTAAACTGCAAGCATGCTGATGTATCACTAGGTACTACGCTCgaagactttaaaaatttctgtcAGAGCTTTGATGCAAATATGCGAGGTCTGGCTTTGAGCAATTGTGACGTTATTAGGGAAGTCCATAATTCATTTTCTAG gcAAACTCTGTTTGAGTACGATTCCAGACATGCGTCAAAAGATGAGGATGTTTTCCACTTTGTCAGTTATTTGCCCATTGAAGGTCGTCTCTACGAATTGGATGGCCTCAAAGATGGGCCAGTAGATCTTGGACTGTGCCCTGCCGGTGATCAATGGGTTCAGGCAGCCAAACCAATAATCCAGAAACGAATTAACAA GTACAACGAAGGGGAGATCCACTTTAATTTGATGGCGCTTGTATCGGATAGAAGACTGTTATATGAGCGACAAAAAGCTGCAGTTGGATCATCCAATCCTGCAGAAATTGCACGCTTGCAGTCATTAATCGAGGAAGAACTTAGTAAATCGAAGAGgtatcaaattgaaaatattaggAGAAAACACAACTATCTACCATTGATAATGGAATTACTTAAATTGTTGGCAAAGGAAGGCAAACTTGTACCTCTTTAccaaaaagcaaaagaaaggGCAAtcgaaaaagagacgaaacgAAATCTTGCTCTTGACACTCCAAAAAGACTCTGA
- the LOC105688341 gene encoding uncharacterized protein LOC105688341 isoform X1, which yields MREDGNGTKCQMSKHANMAEQNDRSQLPPGWECRYDVRSGRPYYINHFNKSTSWEDPRVRYWQYAQYTQAQNSVAPSPATSTTIPESIPMQNSGGGGGGGSYLVYAGAHRAPQVYPTPSPFRNPQPAFLSPGAQEFKTPLSSRSVSAMTNRLGDITIGSPTPVRNTETSLIQNVDTEVQVAKINAMFPTVSDTHIRLLLKKYHNRAAVVVSALQVEKHPLCAPGPCTPLAVHAPQSIPRWRLPAHAIHAALTLSPPRGVRQPPHSPKMKLRYLKNVFPKADETILLDILEQSDNNVQKASEKLIELGYEKRNPTGPSQSLLKQKSAEQRRIEQPTPTPPPRMRSIEEKNKMKGRLMEKYKSVPDKVIMLAMDSVDYDEERAMHILDIMVAEEATQTPRTSSGHSNRSDEQKGRPPVTEAIKLTASPVKKVKDTDVEKIKRPKNKNDVPKISRGTSTTEDKEYKSPYLTRPTGPNADLPKGANNEFLLPDYAPWTGPDATILTPEKRSVAVGPNRSLVTGSCIKGLGPNPDLRKGPMRGLAQGSIYSQRDVTNSESRGK from the exons ATGAGGGAAGATGGAAATGGGACGAAATGTCAAATGTCAAAACACGCCAACATGGCGGAACAGAATGACAGAAGTCAGCTACCACCGGGCTGGGAATGCAGATACGACGTTCGTAGTGGTCGACC ATATTACATAAACCATTTCAACAAGTCGACGTCATGGGAGGATCCACGAGTACGATATTGGCAATATGCTCAGTACACGCAGGCACAAAACTCTGTCGCACCCAGCCCAGCTACTTCTACCACCATACCTGAATCTATCCCAATGCAG AAcagtggaggtggaggtggaggtggtaGTTATCTGGTTTACGCAGGAGCCCATAGGGCACCTCAGGTGTATCCGACACCATCGCCTTTTCGTAATCCACAACCTGCATTTTTATCGCCAGGTGCACAG GAATTCAAAACTCCTCTCTCCTCACGATCAGTCAGTGCTATGACGAACAGACTTGGCGACATCACAATTGGTTCACCAACCCCTGTAAGGAATACAGAAACCAGTTTGATACAGAACGTGGACACAGAAGTTCAAGTGGCAAAGATCAACGCCATGTTCCCTACAGTTTCAGATACTCACATTCGTCTGTTATTAAAAAA GTACCATAACAGAGCAGCAGTAGTAGTGAGTGCACTCCAGGTTGAAAAGCATCCTCTATGCGCCCCAGGACCCTGCACACCTTTGGCGGTGCATGCGCCTCAATCTATACCGAGATGGCGTCTTCCAGCGCACGCTATACATGCTGCGCTGACTTTAAGTCCACCTCGAGGGGTCAGGCAACCCCCTCACTCCCCAAAAATGAAACTTAG GTACCTGAAAAATGTGTTTCCAAAAGCGGATGAAACGATTCTGCTTGACATTTTGGAGCAAAGTGATAACAACGTGCAAAAGGCATCAGAGAAATTAATCGAGCTCGGATACGAAAAACGGAACCCAACAGGGCCCTCACAATCATTGTTAAAGCAGAAATCTGCTGAACag AGGCGCATAGAACAACCAACCCCAACTCCGCCACCACGAATGAGAAgtattgaggaaaaaaataaaa TGAAGGGCCGGTTGATGGAAAAGTACAAGTCAGTACCAGACAAAGTAATAATGCTAGCAATGGACAGTGTTGATTATGATGAAGAAAGAGCGATGCATATCTTGGATATTATGGTTGCTGAGGAAGCGACCCAAACGCCACGCACATCCAGCGGTCACAg cAACAGAAGTGACGAACAAAAGGGCAGACCTCCAGTTACAGAAGCGATAAAATTAACAGCCTCGCCTGTTAAGAAAGTCAAGGATACTGACGTTGAGAAAATCAAACGTCCAAAGAACAAGAATGACGTACCAAA GATATCACGGGGAACCAGTACTACAGAAGACAAGGAATACAAGTCTCCGTACTTGACTAGACCTACCGGGCCCAATGCAGACTTACCGAAGGGGgcaaataatgaatttttatt GCCTGACTATGCTCCATGGACTGGCCCAGATGCAACAATATTAACACCTGAAAAAAGGTCAGTGGCAGTTGGACCAAACAGATCATTGGTAACTGGAAGCTGCATAAAGGGACTTGGGCCAAATCCTGATCTTAGAAAGGGTCCCATGAGGGGCCTAGCGCAAGGTTCTATTTATTCTCAACGAGATGTCACCAATTCCGAGAGCCGGGGAAAATGA
- the LOC105688443 gene encoding uncharacterized protein LOC105688443, protein MGKRKNVDDYYLPKKKQTQETMNSNNHEIEGEPNSPNNAVVKSDHLNGTNLSIKDVKKKTNLSLEEKQMKTPKKQQVKKESNTLLAMLNASSSDSDDSDDQQTIVKEEPQKSPSKRHSRKTQRLRVSETFTSSDEEKASKKTSRNKLRDSQNLDLTEEAKDIEELLSMTEEDDHLPQETMEKMKNLQVLLKHTVPPQHMIESSAGARGPTQVQRETIEKLGPIKYGKYTPEEDNIIVHNWKSFCKDHNWDTRDVKPFLYMRHLHGGCFIKYDQRQKFVQYLANGLPWRTLYSVYWRFRTLYYPHIRTNYTDKEDKLILAHMEKNTTYNEKNVRKFAELAKILNRTRASVWRRYQLLKKKKISRKKIKWDSRFVKNYIENLMLLTVSDDFRQLKNLDIPLVIWEKLSDKLQVDKNQLRSFWQKKLHMQLFCDQPIYLNDVKIKLIEFFYITGATEWSEIKWPVVAKLFDGMTSAFLCEIFCNLVTESKVEGMDLADVIEKLHDYKIRELRSSDTDKCLPRIVLQNGTVKLLDVISKPNRSKSAKDVAFYSSTFVKCDNE, encoded by the exons atgggaaaaaggaaaaatgtggATGATTATTATCtaccaaagaaaaaacaaacgcaAGAGACTATGAACTCCAATAATCATGAGATTGAGGGTGAGCCAAATTCGCCAAATAATGCAGTTGTAAAATCTGATCATTTAAACGGTACAAATCTATCTATCAAagacgtcaaaaaaaaaaccaatttgtcattagaagaaaaacaaatgaagaCACCTAAAAAACAgcaggtgaaaaaagaatcgaacacTCTGCTAGCGATGCTTAATGCTAGTAGCAGCGATTCTGAtgactccgatgatcagcaaACCATTGTGAAAGAGGAACCTCAAAAGTCACCCAGTAAGCGACATTCCAGAAAAACTCAAAGATTAAGAGTCAGTGAGACTTTTACTTCAAGTGATGAGGAGAAAGCatcaaaaaaaacaagtagaaACAAATTGAGGGATTCCCAAAACTTGGATCTAACAGAGGAAGCTAAGGATATAGAGGAGTTGTTATCCATGACAGAAGAAGACGATCATCTACCTCAAGAGACTATGGAA aaaatgaaaaacttgcaAGTATTATTGAAGCACACCGTGCCTCCACAGCATATGATAGAATCCTCTGCTGGTGCTCGAGGTCCAACACAAGTCCAAAGAGAAACTATCGAAAAACTAGGACCAATTAAGTATGGCAAATATACTCCAGAAGAAGATAATATTATCGTTCATAATTGGAAATCATTTTGTAAG gaCCACAATTGGGACACAAGGGATGTCAAACCTTTTTTATACATGAGACATCTGCATGGTGGTTGTTTTATAAAATACGATCAGAGACAGAAATTTGTTCAATATTTAGCTAATGGACTACCATGGAGAACGCTGTATAGCGTTTACTGGAGATTTAGAACTTTATATTACCCACACATCCGAACAAA TTACACTGATAAAGAAGACAAGCTAATACTAGCTCACATGGAAAAGAATACTACTtacaatgagaaaaatgtcAGGAAATTTGCCGAATTAGCTAAGATTTTGAATCGCACAAGAGCCTCTGTGTGGCGTCGCTACCAATtgctgaaaaagaagaaaatatctcGGAAGA AAATAAAATGGGATTCGCGTTTCGTGAAGAATTACATAGAGAACTTGATGCTGTTAACTGTGAGTGACGATTTCAgacagttgaaaaatttagacATACCGCTTGTGATATGGGAAAAATTATCGGACAAACTTCAGGTAGACAAAAACCAATTAAGAAGTTTTTGGCAGAAGAAGTTACACATGCAGTTGTTTTGCGATCAGCCTATTTACCTGAATGATGTAAAAATTAAGCTGATTGAATT CTTCTACATAACGGGTGCAACTGAATGGAGCGAGATCAAATGGCCTGTCGTAGCAAAACTTTTCGACGGGATGACATCAGCATTTTTGTGTGAAATCTTTTGCAACCTTGTCACTGAAAGCAAAGTTGAGGGCATGGATTTAGCAG atGTCATTGAGAAGTTGCACGATTACAAAATCCGAGAACTACGTTCTAGTGATACTGATAAATGTCTCCCGAGAATCGTTCTTCAGAATGGTACAGTTAAATTATTAGATGTGATATCGAAGCCTAATCGCTCAAAATCGGCTAAAGACGTggctttttattcttcgactTTTGTTAAATGTGATAATGAGTGA
- the LOC105688341 gene encoding uncharacterized protein LOC105688341 isoform X3 yields MREDGNGTKCQMSKHANMAEQNDRSQLPPGWECRYDVRSGRPYYINHFNKSTSWEDPRVRYWQYAQYTQAQNSVAPSPATSTTIPESIPMQNSGGGGGGGSYLVYAGAHRAPQVYPTPSPFRNPQPAFLSPGAQEFKTPLSSRSVSAMTNRLGDITIGSPTPVRNTETSLIQNVDTEVQVAKINAMFPTVSDTHIRLLLKKYLKNVFPKADETILLDILEQSDNNVQKASEKLIELGYEKRNPTGPSQSLLKQKSAEQRRIEQPTPTPPPRMRSIEEKNKMKGRLMEKYKSVPDKVIMLAMDSVDYDEERAMHILDIMVAEEATQTPRTSSGHSNRSDEQKGRPPVTEAIKLTASPVKKVKDTDVEKIKRPKNKNDVPKISRGTSTTEDKEYKSPYLTRPTGPNADLPKGANNEFLLPDYAPWTGPDATILTPEKRSVAVGPNRSLVTGSCIKGLGPNPDLRKGPMRGLAQGSIYSQRDVTNSESRGK; encoded by the exons ATGAGGGAAGATGGAAATGGGACGAAATGTCAAATGTCAAAACACGCCAACATGGCGGAACAGAATGACAGAAGTCAGCTACCACCGGGCTGGGAATGCAGATACGACGTTCGTAGTGGTCGACC ATATTACATAAACCATTTCAACAAGTCGACGTCATGGGAGGATCCACGAGTACGATATTGGCAATATGCTCAGTACACGCAGGCACAAAACTCTGTCGCACCCAGCCCAGCTACTTCTACCACCATACCTGAATCTATCCCAATGCAG AAcagtggaggtggaggtggaggtggtaGTTATCTGGTTTACGCAGGAGCCCATAGGGCACCTCAGGTGTATCCGACACCATCGCCTTTTCGTAATCCACAACCTGCATTTTTATCGCCAGGTGCACAG GAATTCAAAACTCCTCTCTCCTCACGATCAGTCAGTGCTATGACGAACAGACTTGGCGACATCACAATTGGTTCACCAACCCCTGTAAGGAATACAGAAACCAGTTTGATACAGAACGTGGACACAGAAGTTCAAGTGGCAAAGATCAACGCCATGTTCCCTACAGTTTCAGATACTCACATTCGTCTGTTATTAAAAAA GTACCTGAAAAATGTGTTTCCAAAAGCGGATGAAACGATTCTGCTTGACATTTTGGAGCAAAGTGATAACAACGTGCAAAAGGCATCAGAGAAATTAATCGAGCTCGGATACGAAAAACGGAACCCAACAGGGCCCTCACAATCATTGTTAAAGCAGAAATCTGCTGAACag AGGCGCATAGAACAACCAACCCCAACTCCGCCACCACGAATGAGAAgtattgaggaaaaaaataaaa TGAAGGGCCGGTTGATGGAAAAGTACAAGTCAGTACCAGACAAAGTAATAATGCTAGCAATGGACAGTGTTGATTATGATGAAGAAAGAGCGATGCATATCTTGGATATTATGGTTGCTGAGGAAGCGACCCAAACGCCACGCACATCCAGCGGTCACAg cAACAGAAGTGACGAACAAAAGGGCAGACCTCCAGTTACAGAAGCGATAAAATTAACAGCCTCGCCTGTTAAGAAAGTCAAGGATACTGACGTTGAGAAAATCAAACGTCCAAAGAACAAGAATGACGTACCAAA GATATCACGGGGAACCAGTACTACAGAAGACAAGGAATACAAGTCTCCGTACTTGACTAGACCTACCGGGCCCAATGCAGACTTACCGAAGGGGgcaaataatgaatttttatt GCCTGACTATGCTCCATGGACTGGCCCAGATGCAACAATATTAACACCTGAAAAAAGGTCAGTGGCAGTTGGACCAAACAGATCATTGGTAACTGGAAGCTGCATAAAGGGACTTGGGCCAAATCCTGATCTTAGAAAGGGTCCCATGAGGGGCCTAGCGCAAGGTTCTATTTATTCTCAACGAGATGTCACCAATTCCGAGAGCCGGGGAAAATGA